The proteins below come from a single Rosa rugosa chromosome 2, drRosRugo1.1, whole genome shotgun sequence genomic window:
- the LOC133727954 gene encoding protein ROOT PRIMORDIUM DEFECTIVE 1 gives MNIFFTYSSHFLKPNSKTLHPIPLLLLHNLTSTRPISKSTSIPKKMDRVRDHGYDNYMEIEKKIRKVLKFQALILSQPHQIIQASRLDMLARRLGFKQHEAAAFVLKFPHVFEIYEHPVQRVLYCRLTRKAHLQIEQEKRALAAQVPDAVTRLRKLVMMSNTGRIRLEHVRIARYEFGLPDDFEYSVVLKYPEYFRLFDADETRSKYIEVVEKDPSLAVCAIEKLREREYREKGVDAEDIRFSFIVNFPPGFKIGKYYRIAVWKWQRVPYWSPYEDVSGYDMRSLEAQKRMEKRAVAVIHELLNLTVEKKITLERIAHFRMAMNLPKKLKEFLLQHQGIFYISTRGNHGKLHTVFLREAYRKGELVEPNDLYLARRKLAELVLMSPRKAKMDSELVSYHRDWGDDERGFVGRECGENAFEDFGGCNDDRQRRDSNAGDDYDSDTDGGSDKTLDEEDVRVTD, from the coding sequence ATGAACATCTTCTTCACCTATTCCTCCCATTTCCTCAAACCCAACTCCAAAACCCTCCACCCCatccctctcctcctcctccacaacCTCACCTCCACCAGACCCATCTCCAAATCCACCTCCATCCCCAAGAAAATGGACCGCGTCCGCGACCACGGCTACGACAACTACATGGAAATCGAGAAGAAGATCCGCAAAGTCCTCAAATTCCAGGCCCTCATTCTCTCCCAGCCCCACCAAATCATCCAAGCCTCTCGCCTCGACATGCTCGCCCGCCGCCTCGGCTTCAAGCAGCACGAGGCCGCCGCCTTCGTCCTCAAGTTCCCTCACGTCTTCGAGATTTACGAGCACCCGGTTCAGCGCGTCCTCTATTGCCGGCTGACCCGAAAAGCCCACCTCCAAATCGAGCAGGAGAAGCGGGCCCTGGCGGCCCAGGTCCCCGACGCCGTGACCCGGCTCAGGAAGCTGGTGATGATGTCCAATACGGGTCGGATCCGGCTCGAGCATGTTCGGATTGCCAGGTATGAATTCGGGCTACCCGATGATTTCGAATACTCTGTAGTTCTCAAGTACCCTGAGTATTTCAGATTGTTTGATGCTGATGAGACTAGGAGTAAGTACATTGAGGTAGTTGAGAAGGACCCAAGTTTAGCTGTTTGTGCTATAGAGAAGCTTAGGGAGAGAGAGTATAGGGAGAAGGGGGTTGATGCTGAGGATATAAGGTTTTCATTCATTGTGAATTTTCCGCCGGGGTttaagatagggaagtattataGGATTGCGGTGTGGAAATGGCAGAGGGTGCCGTATTGGAGTCCTTATGAGGATGTTTCGGGGTATGACATGAGGTCGCTTGAGGcgcagaagaggatggagaagagggCCGTGGCGGTGATTCATGAGCTGTTGAATTTGACCGTGGAGAAGAAGATTACGTTGGAGAGGATTGCACATTTTAGAATGGCGATGAATCTGCCGAAGAAGTTGAAGGAGTTTCTTCTGCAGCATCAGGGGATTTTCTACATTTCGACTAGGGGGAATCACGGGAAGCTTCATACGGTGTTTCTTAGGGAGGCTTATAGGAAGGGTGAGTTGGTAGAGCCGAATGATTTGTATTTGGCGAGAAGAAAGTTGGCTGAGTTGGTGTTGATGAGCCCAAGGAAGGCGAAAATGGATAGTGAATTGGTTAGTTACCATAGAGACTGGGGAGATGATGAGAGGGGGTTCGTTGGAAGAGAATGTGGTGAGAATGCTTTTGAAGATTTTGGGGGTTGCAATGATGATAGGCAGAGGAGGGACTCGAATGCGGGTGATGATTATGACTCCGATACAGACGGTGGTTCTGATAAAACTCTGGATGAAGAGGATGTCCGTGTAACGGATTGA
- the LOC133732031 gene encoding uncharacterized protein LOC133732031 yields the protein MGLSGFFLISMLHSVICLVSGAFMMFYSNEFSVFNHGLETASKLRGSTPHDQLLIQTSNSFSGWLLFAIGFLLFMVAFVNDSKFQSFFAKGCVLLHISMAIWRVYFGRELEDLARDWPKQVLGDITLALSWGFLLMYSWREKYD from the coding sequence ATGGGGTTATCTGGGTTCTTCTTGATTAGTATGCTCCACTCTGTTATATGTCTTGTAAGTGGAGCTTTCATGATGTTCTACTCCAATGAATTCTCTGTGTTCAACCATGGCCTTGAGACAGCAAGCAAGCTTCGAGGGTCAACGCCTCATGATCAACTCTTGATTCAAACCTCGAATTCCTTCTCGGGTTGGCTTCTGTTTGCCATCGGATTCCTTCTGTTCATGGTGGCTTTTGTCAACGACTCTAAATTCCAGAGCTTCTTTGCTAAAGGGTGTGTGTTGCTTCACATATCCATGGCTATTTGGAGAGTTTACTTTGGGAGGGAACTCGAAGACCTTGCCAGAGATTGGCCTAAGCAGGTCCTCGGAGACATCACGTTGGCGCTTTCCTGGGGTTTTCTTCTTATGTATTCATGGAGGGAGAAGTATGATTAG
- the LOC133727960 gene encoding probable hexosyltransferase MUCI70 isoform X1 gives MTGGSLGLRTGSYGSLQLQQIQNGFPPILQTTPPPLARKPSKVLLASREKERVLPFVCRFLGRKKVIMLLLVVLALLVFVSNSFNVNKGMEDKHDIKITSTQNTMKGKDANRALLTPPPHLHTESFTVVHGNSPPLAHQCENFAFPPPPPSSGRKRSGPRPCPVCYLPVEQAIASMPSSSSESPVLHNLTYVYDENPTRTERHGGSEFGGFPTLRQRNDSYDIKESMTVHCGFVKGNKPGDQSGFDVDEADLMELETSHEIIVASAVFGNYDIIQQPTNISEFSRKNVPFYMFIDEETEAYMKNSSVLGNSRKVGLWRVIVVRNVPYTDARRNGKIPKLLLHRLFPNVRYSVWIDGKLQLVVDPYQVLERFLWRQNANFAISKHYRRYDVFEEAEANRAAGKYDNSSINEQVDFYIKEGLQPYSEAKLPITSDVPEGCVIIKEHIPITNLFTCNWFNEVDRFTSRDQLSFSTVRDKIMGKVDWSINMFLDCERRNFVIQAYHRELLEQMPPPRPPRVVIRRTPALPHVIISVKTPPGKKRGRGDKKRHRKVVAVSRDNMQF, from the exons ATGACTGGAGGGTCATTAGGTCTACGTACCGGAAGCTATGGATCACTACAACTACAGCAGATACAGAATGGTTTTCCACCTATTCTGCAAACAACCCCTCCTCCTCTGGCGCGAAAGCCTTCCAAGGTGCTTCTTGCAAGTAGGGAGAAGGAAAGGGTTCTGCCCTTTGTCTGTAGATTTTTGGGCCGAAAAAAGGTCATAATGCTTCTTTTGGTTGTCCTTGCTCTTTTGGTTTTCGTATCCAATTCCTTCAATGTAAATAAAG GAATGGAAGATAAACATGACATTAAAATTACTTCTACACAGAATACCATGAAAGGAAAAGATGCAAATAGAGCCCTACTTACTCCTCCTCCCCATCTTCATACTGAGTCATTTACTGTTGTTCATGGAAATTCCCCTCCATTGGCCCATCAATGTGAAAATTTTGcatttcctcctcctcctccttcatcTGGTCGTAAACGAAGTGGACCTCGCC cgtGTCCAGTATGTTATCTCCCTGTGGAGCAGGCTATAGCTAGTATGCCAAGTTCTTCTTCAGAATCACCTGTACTACATAATTTGACATATGTTTATGATGAAAATCCCACTAGAACTGAACGACATGGAGGTTCTGAATTTGGTGGATTTCCAACTCTGAGACAGAGAAATGATTCATATGATATAAAAGAATCCATGACGGTCCACTGTGG ATTTGTGAAAGGTAATAAACCTGGTGACCAGTCTGGATTTGATGTTGATGAAGCTGACCTTATGGAGTTGGAGACGTCCCATGAGATAATTGTTGCGTCAGCTGTCTTTG GAAACTATGACATAATACAGCAGCCAACAAACATTAGTGAGTTTTCGAGGAAAAATGTTCCATTCTACATGTTTATTGATGAAGAGACTGAAGCTTATATGAAGAATTCCAGTGTCTTGGGAAACAGTAGGAAAGTAGGATTATGGAGAGTTATTGTTGTCCGTAATGTTCCTTACACTGATGCAAGACGCAATGGAAAG ATTCCAAAGCTTCTATTGCACAGGCTTTTCCCCAATGTCAGATATTCTGTATGGATTGATGGAAAGCTTCAGCTTGTTGTGGATCCTTATCAGGTCCTTGAGAG GTTCTTGTGGCGTCAGAATGCAAATTTTGCAATCTCAAAGCACTATAGACGGTATGATGTGTTTGAAGAGGCGGAAGCTAACAGAGCTGCTGGGAAGTACGATAATTCCTCCATTAATGAGCAGGTTGACTTCTATATCAAGGAGGGTTTACAACCTTACTCTGAGGCTAAGCTTCCAATAACGAGTG ATGTTCCTGAAGGTTGTGTGATCATAAAGGAACACATTCCCATTACAAATTTATTCACCTGTAATTGGTTCAATGAAGTTGATCGTTTTACCTCCAGGGATCAGTTAAGCTTTTCCACAGTGAGGGATAAAATCATGGGAAAAGTTGATTGGAGCATTAATATGTTTTTGGATTGTGAAAGGCGCAACTTTGTAATTCAG GCATACCACAGAGAGTTGCTGGAGCAGATGCCTCCTCCCCGTCCTCCGAGGGTTGTGATTCGTCGTACACCAGCTTTGCCTCATGTTATCATATCTGTAAAGACTCCACCTGGGAAGAAGCGTGGACGAGGGGATAAGAAGCGCCATCGGAAGGTTGTTGCTGTTAGTAGAGACAACATGCAATTCTAa
- the LOC133727960 gene encoding probable hexosyltransferase MUCI70 isoform X2 codes for MKGKDANRALLTPPPHLHTESFTVVHGNSPPLAHQCENFAFPPPPPSSGRKRSGPRPCPVCYLPVEQAIASMPSSSSESPVLHNLTYVYDENPTRTERHGGSEFGGFPTLRQRNDSYDIKESMTVHCGFVKGNKPGDQSGFDVDEADLMELETSHEIIVASAVFGNYDIIQQPTNISEFSRKNVPFYMFIDEETEAYMKNSSVLGNSRKVGLWRVIVVRNVPYTDARRNGKIPKLLLHRLFPNVRYSVWIDGKLQLVVDPYQVLERFLWRQNANFAISKHYRRYDVFEEAEANRAAGKYDNSSINEQVDFYIKEGLQPYSEAKLPITSDVPEGCVIIKEHIPITNLFTCNWFNEVDRFTSRDQLSFSTVRDKIMGKVDWSINMFLDCERRNFVIQAYHRELLEQMPPPRPPRVVIRRTPALPHVIISVKTPPGKKRGRGDKKRHRKVVAVSRDNMQF; via the exons ATGAAAGGAAAAGATGCAAATAGAGCCCTACTTACTCCTCCTCCCCATCTTCATACTGAGTCATTTACTGTTGTTCATGGAAATTCCCCTCCATTGGCCCATCAATGTGAAAATTTTGcatttcctcctcctcctccttcatcTGGTCGTAAACGAAGTGGACCTCGCC cgtGTCCAGTATGTTATCTCCCTGTGGAGCAGGCTATAGCTAGTATGCCAAGTTCTTCTTCAGAATCACCTGTACTACATAATTTGACATATGTTTATGATGAAAATCCCACTAGAACTGAACGACATGGAGGTTCTGAATTTGGTGGATTTCCAACTCTGAGACAGAGAAATGATTCATATGATATAAAAGAATCCATGACGGTCCACTGTGG ATTTGTGAAAGGTAATAAACCTGGTGACCAGTCTGGATTTGATGTTGATGAAGCTGACCTTATGGAGTTGGAGACGTCCCATGAGATAATTGTTGCGTCAGCTGTCTTTG GAAACTATGACATAATACAGCAGCCAACAAACATTAGTGAGTTTTCGAGGAAAAATGTTCCATTCTACATGTTTATTGATGAAGAGACTGAAGCTTATATGAAGAATTCCAGTGTCTTGGGAAACAGTAGGAAAGTAGGATTATGGAGAGTTATTGTTGTCCGTAATGTTCCTTACACTGATGCAAGACGCAATGGAAAG ATTCCAAAGCTTCTATTGCACAGGCTTTTCCCCAATGTCAGATATTCTGTATGGATTGATGGAAAGCTTCAGCTTGTTGTGGATCCTTATCAGGTCCTTGAGAG GTTCTTGTGGCGTCAGAATGCAAATTTTGCAATCTCAAAGCACTATAGACGGTATGATGTGTTTGAAGAGGCGGAAGCTAACAGAGCTGCTGGGAAGTACGATAATTCCTCCATTAATGAGCAGGTTGACTTCTATATCAAGGAGGGTTTACAACCTTACTCTGAGGCTAAGCTTCCAATAACGAGTG ATGTTCCTGAAGGTTGTGTGATCATAAAGGAACACATTCCCATTACAAATTTATTCACCTGTAATTGGTTCAATGAAGTTGATCGTTTTACCTCCAGGGATCAGTTAAGCTTTTCCACAGTGAGGGATAAAATCATGGGAAAAGTTGATTGGAGCATTAATATGTTTTTGGATTGTGAAAGGCGCAACTTTGTAATTCAG GCATACCACAGAGAGTTGCTGGAGCAGATGCCTCCTCCCCGTCCTCCGAGGGTTGTGATTCGTCGTACACCAGCTTTGCCTCATGTTATCATATCTGTAAAGACTCCACCTGGGAAGAAGCGTGGACGAGGGGATAAGAAGCGCCATCGGAAGGTTGTTGCTGTTAGTAGAGACAACATGCAATTCTAa